The following is a genomic window from Bacteroidia bacterium.
ATCAGCCCAAAAAGAACATGTTTAAATTGAGGCGGTATTATGTTAGTCAAACCGGTAAGTTGGGGCAGATATGAGATGAATTGAATAATGAATGCTCCCAAAATAACAGCTTTGAAATTCCCCATCCCCCCTAAGACTACCATGCACAGAACCATTATCGAAACCATGAATGTAAAAACAGCAGGGGTTACAGAGAGGACAAATACTGCCTGCAAACTACCGGCAACACCGGCGATAGCAGCCCCCAGTGCAAAAGCCCACACTTTGTACTTTGTGGTATTAATTCCCATCGAAGAGGCGGCAATTTCATCTTCCCTTATCGCCTCCAGGGCTCTTCCCAGCCGGGAACTTGTCAGTCTTTCATAGACAAGGTAAGCGACAAGTACAAACGCCCACACCAGTATCAAAAAGCTCCATTTGGCATATGGACTGATTCTTTGTCCAAAAATAGTTGCCATCGGAATCCGTTGAATCCCCATCGGACCGTTTGTTAAACTGTCCCAGTTGTTTAAAACGTTCCTGACAATCTCTCCAAAGCCCAAAGTCGCTATCGCTAAATAGTCTCCTTTAAGCCTCAATGTGGGTAAACCGATTAAGAAGCCAAACATTCCGCTGAGGAGAGCCGCAACGGGAACCGTTGACCAAAAGCCCCACCCCATTTTAGTAGTTAAAATAGCGGTGGCATAACTGCCTATGGCAAAAAAACCGGCTTGGGTTAATGAAAGGAGTCCCACATAACCTGTAATAAGGTTTTGACCAATCGCCATGAGAGCATAGATTCCTGTATAAATTAAGATTAAAAGGACGAAGTTAAGCACTATACTTTCTCCTTTTCTGCTTTACCAAGTAACCCTTCGGGTTTTATCAATAATATTAAAATCAGGGCAACAAAGGCTATTGTATCCTTTAGACCATAGGGAATTCCTAAAATGGCTACCCCAAAGGTCTCTAAAAGGCCCAAGAGAATCCCCCCTAACATCGCCCCTGAAATATTTCCTATCCCTCCGACAACGGCTGCAACGAAGGCCTTGAGGCCTGTCATTGTCCCCATTGTTGGGTAGACTTTAATCTCCAATGCCAATAAGAAGCCGGCAGTTGCAGCCAAGGCACTGCCGATGGCAAATGTCACGGCAATAATTTTATCGGCTTTTATTCCCATCAGTTTAGCAGTATCCAAATCCAAACTGGTAGCTCTCATTGCTTTACCGATTCTTGATTTATCAACAAAGAGCTTAAGGACAATCATCATTACAACAACAACTATTAGAATAAGTATTTGGTGGGGAGTTATTGAAATGCCCTTAAAACGGATGGGAGTGTTATCAAAAGGATACTCTAACTTTCTCGATTTAGTTCCCCACATCCATGCAGCCATATTGCTTAATATAAACGAAACTCCAATCGCAGATAGTAACGGTGCTAAGCGGGTTGCGTTTCTTAACGGCTTGTAAGCAACCCTCTCAATTACCATCCCTAAAGCTGCACTGAAAGCCATGCCACCCAGCATTGCTACAAAAAAAGCAATCATAGTCCAAATTCCCAGTGCTTGTCCTCTGATTGCATTAAATATAAACAACCCTATATATGAACCAATCATCAGGATATCGCCATGGGCGAAGTTGATGAATTTTAGGATTCCATAGACCATTGTATAGCCCAAGGCTATAAGGGCATAAATACCCCCTAAAGTTAATCCATTCATCAAATGTTGAAAAAATTCGGCTACTGATCCCACTATAGGCTCCTTAATCAAGTCAGACCTCCGCGACTGGCGGAGGTCTGCTCGTCGACAAAATCACCTTACCATAAGTGA
Proteins encoded in this region:
- a CDS encoding branched-chain amino acid ABC transporter permease gives rise to the protein MAIGQNLITGYVGLLSLTQAGFFAIGSYATAILTTKMGWGFWSTVPVAALLSGMFGFLIGLPTLRLKGDYLAIATLGFGEIVRNVLNNWDSLTNGPMGIQRIPMATIFGQRISPYAKWSFLILVWAFVLVAYLVYERLTSSRLGRALEAIREDEIAASSMGINTTKYKVWAFALGAAIAGVAGSLQAVFVLSVTPAVFTFMVSIMVLCMVVLGGMGNFKAVILGAFIIQFISYLPQLTGLTNIIPPQFKHVLFGLILVVMMIWRPQGILGRKERTAPRGLKR
- a CDS encoding branched-chain amino acid ABC transporter permease, with the translated sequence MNGLTLGGIYALIALGYTMVYGILKFINFAHGDILMIGSYIGLFIFNAIRGQALGIWTMIAFFVAMLGGMAFSAALGMVIERVAYKPLRNATRLAPLLSAIGVSFILSNMAAWMWGTKSRKLEYPFDNTPIRFKGISITPHQILILIVVVVMMIVLKLFVDKSRIGKAMRATSLDLDTAKLMGIKADKIIAVTFAIGSALAATAGFLLALEIKVYPTMGTMTGLKAFVAAVVGGIGNISGAMLGGILLGLLETFGVAILGIPYGLKDTIAFVALILILLIKPEGLLGKAEKEKV